The proteins below come from a single Drosophila kikkawai strain 14028-0561.14 chromosome 3R, DkikHiC1v2, whole genome shotgun sequence genomic window:
- the LOC108071251 gene encoding glucose transporter GlcP translates to MSGFQGSNMSAGPLPVKETIYISTAPPPEPARPTPVNVTVTKNGYWARTNRQSATSSAVFFFLVYGGMDFAASLGWDPTFNVLLSTEFSYSWFIGVIIGALAAMATMAFMPKQVYYVFGGLMQLTGSIIFTAAPGDYSCCLAARYVAGVGIGLITVPFIIHNAEVAATNQRGVTSGLEQCGLAMGIAAQVVYTTEWLTLNDSNSNLIHGILGIIFSLLGLAMSGMAMESPVFFLQRNQEQKARSCQLQLVGHNTGAANKYFEEARIYVVESSSRSLGEELVASAMPFVKLLLFRCCVAFSFSLPLTSSIIYSSQLVEGISLPWELYVWGVLRLIGTLVALFFLDTIGRKAVSLVGLLCMAGLMLGMAGLYNDLLSFYSMAQICNIGMAFQAFAGLFICSSSVYLGEAFPLRLKPYLVGLIVIVEQVIHVIVIACIGSEVGVNFFAYFLSVGIIMLLCVIFFAVSMPETKRMTLREAGHKFQKWYDVTIY, encoded by the exons ATGAGCGGATTTCAGGGCTCTAACATGAGTGCAGGTCCCCTTCCTGTAAAGGAGACAATCTACATTAGCACTGCGCCTCCACCGGAACCTGCGAGACCGACACCTGTTAACGTGACCGTTACCAAGAATGGCTACTGGGCCAGAACTAACAGACAGTCAGCGACGTCTAGCGCGG ttttctttttccttgtCTATGGCGGCATGGACTTTGCCGCCAGCTTGGGCTGGGATCCAACCTTCAATGTGCTCTTGTCCACCGAGTTCTCCTATTCCTGGTTTATTGGCGTGATAATAGGAGCACTGGCAGCTATGGCCACCATGGCATTTATGCCCAAGCAGGTCTACTAT GTTTTTGGAGGTCTAATGCAGCTTACTGGTTCCATTATTTTTACTGCTGCGCCGGGCGACTACTCGTGCTGCCTGGCGGCCCGCTACGTGGCTGGTGTTGGTATCGGCCTGATCACCGTCCCGTTCATTATCCACAACGCAGAGGTGGCGGCCACCAACCAGCGCGGCGTTACCTCAGGACTTGAGCAATGTGGCCTGGCCATGGGTATAGCCGCCCAGGTGGTGTATACTACGGAGTGGCTCACCCTTAACGATAGCAACTCGAACTTGATACACGGAATTCTCGGAATTATCTTCTCCTTGCTGGGCCTAGCAATGAGTGGTATGGCCATGGAGTCACCGGTCTTCTTTCTGCAGCGCAATCAGGAGCAGAAGGCGCGCAGCTGCCAACTGCAGCTCGTGGGCCACAATACCGGAGCCGCCAACAAGTACTTTGAGGAGGCCCGGATCTACGTGGTGGAGAGCAGTAGCAGGAGCCTCGGCGAAGAGCTGGTCGCCTCCGCAATGCCCTTCGTCAAGCTGCTCTTATTCCGCTGCTGCGTCGCCTTCTCCTTTTCCCTGCCGCTGACCAGCTCTATTATATACAGCAGCCAATTGGTTGAGGGCATCTCCCTCCCCTGGGAGCTGTACGTGTGGGGTGTGCTCCGGCTGATCGGCACACTGGTTGCCCTCTTTTTCCTGGACACGATCGGCCGCAAGGCTGTGTCGCTCGTCGGTCTGCTCTGCATGGCCGGACTGATGCTCGGCATGGCGGGTCTGTACAACGACTTGTTGAGCTTTTATTCTATGGCCCAGATATGCAACATTGGGATGGCCTTCCAGGCCTTTGCCGGACTCTTCATCTGCAGCTCCTCAGTCTACCTGGGTGAGGCCTTTCCTCTGCGGCTAAAGCCCTACCTCGTTGGACTGATCGTGATCGTGGAGCAGGTGATCCACGTTATCGTGATTGCATGCATTGGCTCTGAAGTAGGAGTCAACTTCTTCGCGTACTTCCTGTCCGTGGGCATTATCATGCTCCTGTGCGTTATCTTCTTCGCCGTCTCCATGCCGGAAACGAAGAGAATGACACTGCGGGAGGCCGGCCACAAGTTCCAGAAGTGGTACGATGTGACTATATATTAG